The following proteins are co-located in the Nitrospinota bacterium genome:
- a CDS encoding ParA family protein: MTTRPMRKIAFQNLKGGTGKTTSAVTLASLLCSRGYKVLLVDMDAQGNIKEHFGLTHPHTTYDLLLGEAPVDTCLAVARDGLHCIISDATLASCESILMSRPRREEALRHSLEAIDGYDFVLVDSPPSLSILNQNALVFADELIIPVSMDYLALLGAAQVVEHLALIERYFDKTIRVLGVLPTFFDRRTRISSEVYEALQARYGERVWPPIRIDTKISQAPSARKTIDTFRRNSRGAQDYEAVCDLLIGSPHPVAETPTTPQ, translated from the coding sequence ATGACCACACGACCAATGCGAAAGATAGCTTTCCAAAACCTCAAGGGTGGCACCGGAAAGACGACTTCCGCAGTGACGCTGGCCAGCCTCCTTTGCTCACGCGGCTACAAGGTCCTTCTTGTGGACATGGATGCCCAGGGTAACATCAAGGAGCACTTCGGACTAACCCACCCCCATACCACGTACGATCTGCTGCTGGGAGAGGCTCCGGTCGATACGTGCCTCGCTGTCGCCCGCGACGGCCTTCACTGCATTATAAGCGACGCCACTCTGGCGTCATGCGAGAGTATCCTGATGAGCCGCCCACGGCGGGAAGAAGCACTGAGGCATTCTCTGGAAGCAATAGACGGCTACGATTTCGTCTTGGTTGACTCCCCCCCGTCCCTCTCAATTCTCAACCAGAATGCCCTTGTCTTTGCCGATGAGCTCATTATCCCGGTGAGCATGGACTATCTGGCTCTCCTGGGGGCGGCTCAGGTCGTGGAGCACCTGGCCCTCATCGAGCGCTACTTCGACAAAACCATCCGTGTGCTGGGGGTCCTGCCTACCTTTTTCGACCGAAGAACCCGAATCAGCTCCGAGGTCTACGAGGCTCTCCAGGCCCGCTACGGTGAGCGAGTCTGGCCTCCCATTCGAATCGATACGAAGATTTCCCAGGCCCCGAGCGCTCGAAAGACGATCGACACATTCAGGCGTAACAGCCGTGGAGCGCAAGACTACGAGGCTGTCTGCGATCTGCTTATCGGCTCACCCCATCCCGTAGCCGAGACACCCACGACCCCCCAGTAG
- a CDS encoding aminodeoxychorismate/anthranilate synthase component II: MILVIDNYDSFTYNLVQYLGELGQEPQVWRNDKITLEEIEELAPERIVISPGPCTPSEAGISIDVVNHFSGKLPILGVCLGHQSIGQAFGGLVVRAERLMHGKTSMIEHDGLSIYGGVPSPFEATRYHSLVVERSTLPDCLEISAETREGEIMGLRHKEYPVEGVQFHPESILTSEGKNILSNFLTL; encoded by the coding sequence GTGATATTGGTCATCGACAATTACGACTCCTTCACCTACAACCTCGTCCAGTATCTGGGGGAGCTGGGCCAGGAGCCCCAGGTCTGGCGCAACGACAAGATTACGCTCGAGGAAATTGAGGAGCTCGCACCCGAGAGGATCGTCATATCGCCTGGCCCTTGCACGCCAAGCGAGGCTGGAATCTCGATAGATGTGGTCAACCACTTCTCCGGAAAGTTGCCTATACTCGGCGTCTGCTTGGGGCATCAGTCCATAGGCCAAGCTTTCGGGGGGCTTGTTGTACGCGCCGAAAGGCTCATGCATGGCAAGACTTCCATGATTGAGCATGATGGATTGAGCATCTATGGGGGGGTGCCAAGCCCCTTCGAAGCGACCCGCTACCACTCCCTCGTCGTGGAGCGCTCGACGCTGCCCGACTGCTTGGAGATAAGCGCCGAGACACGAGAGGGAGAGATAATGGGCCTGCGCCACAAAGAGTACCCGGTCGAGGGGGTTCAATTCCACCCTGAGAGCATCCTGACCTCTGAGGGGAAGAACATTTTAAGCAATTTCTTAACTCTATAG
- the uvrA gene encoding excinuclease ABC subunit UvrA, whose product MSRNQGKRIVLRGAREHNLKNIDLDLPRDALIVITGVSGSGKSSLAFDTIYAEGQRRYVESLSAYARQFLEQMEKPDVDSIEGLSPAIAIEQKTTSKNPRSTVGTVTEIYDYLRLLFTRIGEPHCVECSRPIASQSAQEIVDRLLAIPKGTRCQILAPIVRERKGEYKKELDDLARKGFVRARIDGEVRDLSETIVLAKTKKHTIEAVVDRLIITPEVASRLTDSVETAMGLADGIVIVDLLGGEELFFSEQFACIPCGRSFPELEPRLFSFNSPHGACPDCDGLGSLREVDPDLVVPDPSKSLAGGALRPWERKSSAYFNRILEALADQYGFSMSTPFSELDGATRHLILYGSEGEPVRFSYMRGRRQVFFHRPFEGVIGYLARRYSEGGSAFIREKVGRYMGLRPCTACSSSRLRPESLAVTVGGLSIAQVTGLAIAKAKEFFDDLTLPSHAEEVGGRILKEIRERLQFLINVGLDYLSLERPSATLAGGEGQRIRLATQIGSSLVGVLYILDEPSIGLHQRDNRKLLETLLRLRDLGNTVIVVEHDRETILSGDHVVDLGPGAGIRGGHVVATGPPKAIIANRSSLTGRYLSGELTIAVPTRRRRPGKAFLSVQRCQQHNLKEIDVRIPLGLFTCVTGVSGSGKSTLLLDIIYPALAQRLSNSSVRPGAFGTIRGVEYLDKVIDIDQSPIGRTPRSNPATYTGVFTYIRELFSQVPESRKRGYKPGRFSFNLKGGRCESCEGGGLIKIEMHFLPDIYVTCDQCQGRRFNRETLDATYKGSSIADVLAMTVNQALAFFEHIPRIQGKLETLAEVGLGYITLGQSATTLSGGEAQRVKLSKELSRRSTGRTFYILDEPTTGLHFADIEKLLGVLNRLTEQGNTVVVIEHNLDVIKTADHIIDLGPEGGGEGGWIVAEGAPEDLAGLEASYTGQALRSVLELKKAG is encoded by the coding sequence TTGTCCCGAAACCAAGGCAAAAGGATCGTTCTTCGCGGCGCCAGGGAGCACAACCTCAAGAACATCGATCTCGACCTGCCCCGCGACGCCCTGATAGTCATTACGGGAGTATCAGGCTCCGGCAAGAGCTCGCTCGCCTTCGACACAATCTACGCCGAGGGCCAGCGACGCTACGTCGAGAGCCTCTCGGCCTATGCACGTCAGTTTCTCGAGCAGATGGAAAAGCCCGATGTGGACTCAATCGAGGGCTTAAGCCCCGCCATCGCAATCGAGCAGAAGACGACCTCCAAAAACCCCCGCTCGACCGTAGGCACCGTCACGGAAATTTACGACTACCTGCGTCTCCTCTTCACCCGTATTGGCGAGCCCCACTGCGTGGAATGTTCCAGGCCCATCGCAAGCCAATCGGCCCAGGAGATCGTCGACCGCCTTCTGGCCATCCCGAAAGGAACCCGGTGCCAGATTCTGGCCCCCATCGTCAGGGAGCGGAAGGGGGAGTATAAGAAAGAGCTCGATGATCTGGCCCGTAAGGGGTTCGTCAGGGCCCGGATTGATGGAGAGGTGCGCGACCTCTCCGAAACAATCGTGCTGGCCAAGACGAAGAAGCACACGATTGAGGCCGTCGTTGATCGCTTGATCATCACGCCTGAGGTCGCGAGCCGCTTGACCGACAGCGTGGAGACGGCCATGGGGCTTGCAGACGGCATCGTGATTGTCGATCTCTTGGGTGGTGAGGAGCTCTTTTTCAGCGAGCAGTTCGCGTGCATCCCATGCGGGCGCTCGTTTCCGGAGCTGGAGCCTCGTCTTTTTTCCTTCAACAGCCCCCACGGCGCGTGTCCCGACTGTGACGGGCTGGGCTCGCTACGAGAGGTGGACCCGGACCTCGTGGTGCCGGACCCTTCCAAGAGCCTTGCAGGGGGAGCTCTAAGGCCGTGGGAGCGGAAAAGCTCGGCGTATTTCAACCGGATACTGGAGGCCCTGGCCGACCAATACGGTTTTTCCATGTCAACCCCGTTTAGTGAGCTTGACGGGGCAACCCGGCATCTCATTCTTTACGGCTCCGAGGGCGAGCCCGTCCGCTTCTCTTACATGAGGGGGCGCCGGCAGGTTTTCTTTCACCGCCCCTTTGAAGGGGTCATCGGCTACCTCGCACGGCGTTACAGTGAGGGCGGCAGCGCCTTCATTCGCGAAAAAGTGGGGCGCTACATGGGCTTGAGGCCGTGCACCGCGTGCTCCTCCAGCAGGCTCCGTCCGGAAAGTTTGGCGGTGACGGTCGGCGGGCTCTCCATCGCCCAGGTGACGGGGCTGGCGATAGCTAAAGCCAAGGAGTTCTTCGACGATCTAACCCTGCCGTCCCATGCGGAGGAGGTCGGCGGGCGAATCTTAAAGGAAATACGCGAGCGCCTGCAGTTTCTCATCAACGTCGGACTAGACTATTTGAGCCTTGAGCGCCCGAGCGCCACCCTGGCTGGAGGCGAAGGCCAGCGGATCAGGCTTGCTACCCAGATCGGCTCGAGCCTCGTCGGGGTCCTCTATATTCTTGACGAGCCCTCGATAGGGCTTCATCAGAGAGACAACCGAAAGCTGCTGGAGACGCTCCTGCGCCTTAGGGACTTGGGCAACACCGTAATCGTGGTGGAACATGATCGGGAAACCATCCTCTCTGGGGACCACGTAGTCGATCTAGGGCCCGGTGCGGGGATCCGGGGGGGGCACGTGGTCGCCACAGGGCCGCCCAAGGCTATTATTGCCAATCGGAGTTCACTTACGGGCCGTTATCTTTCGGGCGAGCTCACCATAGCCGTCCCGACGAGGCGGCGCCGACCGGGCAAGGCCTTCCTCTCGGTGCAGCGATGCCAGCAGCATAACCTCAAGGAGATCGACGTCCGGATCCCCTTGGGGTTGTTCACCTGCGTTACCGGGGTGTCGGGGTCGGGCAAGAGCACCCTGCTGCTCGATATTATTTACCCGGCCCTTGCCCAACGTCTCTCCAATAGCAGCGTTCGCCCTGGGGCCTTCGGCACTATTCGCGGGGTGGAGTACCTGGATAAGGTCATCGACATCGATCAGTCCCCCATTGGGCGGACGCCCAGGAGCAATCCTGCCACTTACACGGGGGTCTTTACATACATCCGGGAACTCTTCAGCCAGGTGCCAGAATCCCGAAAACGAGGCTACAAACCCGGTCGGTTCAGCTTCAACCTGAAGGGTGGGCGGTGTGAGTCCTGTGAAGGCGGAGGCCTAATCAAGATCGAGATGCACTTCCTTCCGGACATCTACGTTACCTGCGACCAGTGCCAGGGGCGCCGCTTTAACCGGGAAACCCTTGATGCTACGTATAAAGGCAGTTCAATAGCCGATGTGTTGGCGATGACCGTCAACCAGGCGTTGGCCTTCTTCGAGCATATCCCTAGAATCCAGGGCAAGCTCGAGACCCTGGCTGAGGTAGGGCTTGGCTACATCACTTTGGGCCAGTCGGCCACGACTCTTTCAGGAGGCGAGGCTCAGCGGGTCAAGCTCTCCAAGGAGCTTTCCCGCCGTTCCACGGGCAGAACCTTCTATATTCTCGATGAGCCCACTACGGGCCTCCACTTCGCAGACATCGAGAAGCTCCTCGGAGTGCTCAATCGCCTCACCGAGCAGGGCAACACGGTGGTGGTAATCGAGCATAACCTCGACGTCATCAAGACAGCCGATCACATCATCGACCTTGGTCCGGAAGGGGGGGGCGAGGGGGGCTGGATCGTGGCCGAGGGCGCCCCGGAAGATCTAGCCGGACTGGAGGCCTCGTATACGGGCCAGGCGCTGCGGAGCGTCCTCGAGCTTAAGAAAGCGGGGTAG
- the truA gene encoding tRNA pseudouridine(38-40) synthase TruA, which yields MRTIKVLLEYDGTNYAGWQVQPAQDTIQGRLQDALRTITGEEIRVEGSGRTDAGVHAIGQVAHFKTSSEMTADEFRRALNGLLPRDIAIREVSEEGEGFHARYSVKRKLYRYVVLQGETRSAFGCRYGWEVDYALDVAAMRQATQYLVGRCDFSAFMATSSTAKSYVRTLFRLEVYERGRDLIFLAEADGFLRHMVRTIVGTLVDVGRGYRRPDDVKAILESRDRSQAGPTAPPQGLFLLEVTY from the coding sequence ATGCGAACGATTAAGGTTCTTTTGGAGTATGATGGGACCAACTACGCAGGATGGCAGGTCCAGCCCGCTCAAGATACAATCCAGGGCCGCTTGCAAGACGCCCTTCGGACGATAACCGGAGAGGAAATACGGGTTGAAGGCAGCGGGCGGACCGACGCCGGCGTTCATGCCATCGGCCAGGTCGCCCACTTCAAGACCAGCTCGGAAATGACGGCGGATGAGTTCCGGCGGGCCCTCAACGGGCTGCTGCCCCGAGACATTGCCATCCGCGAGGTTTCTGAAGAGGGCGAGGGTTTCCACGCCAGGTACTCGGTGAAGCGAAAGCTATACCGCTACGTGGTCCTACAAGGTGAGACCCGCTCAGCTTTTGGCTGCCGGTACGGGTGGGAGGTCGATTATGCTCTCGATGTGGCGGCCATGCGCCAGGCAACCCAATATTTGGTGGGAAGATGCGACTTTTCTGCTTTCATGGCCACCTCGTCTACGGCCAAAAGCTACGTCAGGACGCTCTTTCGTCTGGAGGTTTACGAGCGGGGACGAGACCTGATTTTCCTCGCGGAGGCGGACGGTTTTCTCCGCCACATGGTCCGCACCATTGTCGGCACCTTGGTTGATGTTGGCCGTGGCTACCGTCGGCCCGACGATGTGAAGGCTATTCTAGAGAGCCGTGATCGGAGCCAGGCGGGGCCAACCGCGCCTCCTCAAGGGCTCTTCCTCCTTGAGGTAACCTATTGA
- the trpE gene encoding anthranilate synthase component I — protein MADLETPVSAYLKIGGSNSYLLESVEGGEKWARYTFLGGQPEVVVSSKGRTLTVKRNGVEETRSIETDPLDALEEILSAYRPATVDGLPRFFGGAVGYLSYDMVRFFESLPDETDDDLDLPDMVFLITDTILIFDNILQKIKVVSNAYVEGRSLEEAYQDACDKIHLLIEKLRGPAEPPKLPPPRVGPVAMTSNFAKDDFLRAVERTKEYITAGDCVQTVLSQRLATDIRSHPFNIYRALRTINPSPYMYYLELEEVTILGSSPEILVRQEGSKLILRPLAGTRPRGETEQEDEALVRELLSDPKERAEHIMLVDLGRNDLGRVSVLGSVEVDELMLIEKYSHVTHIVSNVIGTIRPDCTGYDVLRACFPAGTVSGAPKIRAMEIIEELEPTRRGPYAGAIGYFSFSGNMETCITIRTLVIQNNRAYLQVGAGIVADSDPEREFEETMDKARALVRAIELAEEGLDA, from the coding sequence ATGGCCGACCTGGAGACCCCCGTCAGCGCGTATCTGAAAATCGGGGGCTCGAACTCCTACCTCCTTGAGAGCGTAGAGGGGGGGGAGAAGTGGGCCCGCTACACCTTTCTAGGCGGCCAGCCGGAGGTCGTCGTCTCCAGCAAAGGCCGAACCCTTACGGTCAAGCGAAACGGGGTGGAAGAGACCAGGTCTATAGAGACCGACCCGCTGGATGCCCTGGAGGAGATTTTGTCGGCATACCGGCCGGCGACAGTTGACGGCCTCCCACGCTTTTTCGGAGGGGCCGTGGGCTACCTGAGCTACGATATGGTGCGGTTCTTCGAGTCCCTGCCCGATGAGACCGACGACGACCTCGACCTGCCGGACATGGTTTTCCTCATAACCGATACCATACTCATCTTCGACAACATCCTCCAGAAGATAAAGGTCGTAAGCAACGCGTACGTTGAGGGGCGATCCCTGGAGGAGGCCTACCAGGATGCGTGCGACAAGATTCATCTCCTCATCGAAAAGCTCAGGGGCCCGGCGGAGCCGCCCAAGCTTCCGCCGCCCAGGGTCGGCCCGGTTGCCATGACGAGCAACTTCGCCAAGGACGATTTTCTGAGGGCTGTCGAGCGCACCAAGGAATACATCACCGCCGGAGACTGCGTCCAGACGGTGCTTTCTCAACGGCTCGCCACCGACATTCGCTCGCACCCCTTCAATATCTACCGAGCGCTCCGAACCATTAACCCCTCGCCCTATATGTACTATTTGGAGCTCGAAGAGGTTACCATCTTGGGCTCCTCGCCGGAGATTCTTGTGCGACAAGAAGGGAGCAAGCTCATCCTCCGGCCCCTCGCCGGCACCAGGCCTCGGGGAGAGACGGAGCAAGAAGACGAAGCTCTAGTTCGTGAGCTACTAAGCGACCCCAAGGAGCGGGCCGAGCATATCATGCTCGTTGATTTGGGCCGAAACGACCTGGGCCGAGTGAGCGTGCTTGGAAGCGTTGAGGTCGACGAGTTGATGCTCATTGAAAAGTACTCCCATGTCACTCACATCGTCTCAAACGTAATCGGCACCATAAGGCCTGATTGCACTGGTTACGACGTCTTGAGGGCCTGCTTCCCTGCCGGGACGGTTTCGGGTGCGCCGAAGATTCGAGCCATGGAAATTATCGAGGAATTGGAGCCGACGAGGCGGGGCCCCTACGCCGGGGCCATCGGGTATTTTTCCTTCAGCGGCAACATGGAGACCTGCATCACCATTCGCACCCTGGTTATCCAAAACAACAGGGCGTATCTCCAGGTGGGGGCTGGAATCGTCGCCGACAGCGACCCTGAGCGGGAGTTTGAGGAGACGATGGATAAGGCCCGGGCCCTGGTTAGGGCTATCGAGTTGGCCGAAGAGGGCCTCGACGCGTGA
- the trpC gene encoding indole-3-glycerol phosphate synthase TrpC, producing MSAILEVILEETAAELDRRMREIPLSSLEEALASSDPVRDFHGALQAEGPVPSVIAEAKRASPSKGLLREEFNPVEIASAFEAGGAAAISVLTNERHFQGRLEYVTTIRRAVKLPILRKEFIIHPYQVTESRVAGADAVLLIAAALDDAGLEECFSAAQALGLHVLMEVHTAEELDRAISLGASIIGINNRNLKSFEVDLGVTFDLINRVPDGKVVVSESGIQSRDDLLRLRKAGVDAVLIGESFMRALDIRAKVAELIGEG from the coding sequence GTGAGCGCCATCTTAGAGGTCATCTTGGAAGAGACGGCCGCGGAGCTCGACCGGCGCATGAGGGAGATTCCGCTCAGCAGCCTTGAGGAGGCCCTCGCCTCGTCCGACCCCGTTCGTGACTTTCATGGGGCGCTTCAAGCCGAGGGGCCTGTGCCGAGCGTCATTGCTGAAGCGAAGCGGGCCTCCCCGTCTAAAGGTCTGCTCCGGGAAGAGTTTAATCCGGTGGAGATCGCCTCGGCCTTCGAGGCTGGGGGGGCGGCGGCCATTAGCGTCTTAACCAACGAGCGCCACTTCCAGGGGCGACTCGAATACGTCACCACTATCCGCCGCGCCGTCAAGCTGCCTATCTTGAGAAAGGAGTTTATCATCCACCCCTACCAGGTCACCGAGTCGAGGGTTGCGGGGGCCGACGCAGTGCTCCTGATCGCTGCCGCCCTCGACGATGCGGGCTTGGAAGAGTGCTTCAGCGCAGCCCAAGCCTTGGGGCTCCATGTTCTCATGGAGGTGCACACGGCCGAAGAGCTCGACCGCGCTATTTCCCTGGGGGCGTCTATAATAGGCATCAACAACAGAAATCTTAAATCGTTTGAAGTCGACCTGGGGGTGACTTTCGACCTTATAAACCGCGTTCCAGATGGGAAGGTCGTCGTCAGCGAAAGCGGCATCCAGTCGCGGGATGATCTTCTCAGGCTTCGGAAAGCCGGCGTGGATGCGGTCCTTATCGGTGAGAGCTTTATGCGGGCATTGGATATTCGGGCGAAGGTGGCCGAGCTGATAGGCGAGGGTTGA
- the trpD gene encoding anthranilate phosphoribosyltransferase encodes MIQKAVAKISDGIGLEEDEAFEAMEAIMENRATPAQVGAFLTALKMKGESVAEITGCARAMKQAAITVGPFEGLLVDTCGTGGDHKGTFNISTVASFVASGAGVKIAKHGNRSVTSRCGSADLLEGLGIAVDVPPEVAARSIEEVGIGFLFAPSFHPAMRHAAATRRELGFRTIFNLLGPLTNPAGAKAQVMGVFAERWVEPLAHVLNHLGAERALVVHGSDGLDEITIYGPTVVSELKDGEVRTYSIDPKTLGLNKADDPEAIRGGDVEVNSAIARAVLEGEPGPRREIVLANAGAAVYCAGGAETLAEGVELAAEAIDSGEAARVLERLLEFSLAAVAGQEEKR; translated from the coding sequence ATGATTCAAAAAGCTGTAGCTAAGATATCAGATGGAATAGGTCTCGAAGAGGATGAGGCCTTTGAGGCCATGGAAGCCATCATGGAGAACCGGGCGACGCCCGCCCAGGTCGGAGCGTTCCTCACCGCTTTAAAAATGAAAGGGGAGTCGGTCGCCGAAATCACCGGGTGCGCCAGAGCCATGAAGCAGGCCGCTATCACCGTCGGACCCTTCGAAGGGCTGCTTGTTGACACCTGCGGGACGGGCGGTGACCACAAGGGCACGTTCAACATCTCCACTGTGGCGTCCTTCGTAGCCTCCGGGGCTGGGGTCAAGATTGCAAAGCACGGCAACCGCTCGGTTACGTCTCGTTGCGGGTCTGCCGACCTCCTTGAGGGCCTGGGGATCGCCGTTGATGTCCCGCCTGAGGTCGCCGCCCGCTCAATCGAGGAGGTAGGGATCGGGTTCCTCTTTGCCCCCTCCTTTCATCCGGCGATGCGTCATGCGGCGGCCACCCGCAGGGAGCTCGGCTTTCGGACGATCTTTAATCTGTTGGGCCCGTTGACCAACCCCGCGGGGGCAAAGGCCCAGGTGATGGGCGTCTTCGCGGAGCGCTGGGTTGAGCCTCTTGCGCACGTCCTAAACCATTTAGGCGCCGAAAGGGCGCTAGTCGTCCACGGGTCGGATGGCCTCGATGAGATTACGATATACGGGCCAACCGTTGTGAGCGAATTGAAAGACGGCGAGGTAAGGACATACAGCATTGACCCCAAAACCCTGGGTCTCAACAAAGCCGACGACCCGGAGGCGATTCGGGGTGGCGATGTGGAGGTCAATTCGGCCATCGCCAGGGCCGTTCTTGAAGGAGAGCCGGGCCCCCGCAGAGAGATTGTCCTGGCCAACGCCGGGGCAGCCGTATACTGCGCTGGCGGGGCGGAAACGCTGGCAGAAGGAGTAGAGCTTGCCGCCGAGGCCATTGACTCCGGAGAGGCAGCACGCGTTCTCGAGCGGCTCCTGGAGTTCTCTCTGGCTGCGGTGGCTGGGCAAGAGGAAAAGAGGTGA
- a CDS encoding phosphoribosylanthranilate isomerase — protein MVWVKICGITGGADAAVAVEAGADALGFNFYAPSPRAIEPQLARDIIADLPEYVTPVGLFVDAPLEEVKKLSAMCGFRMVQLHGQESPEYCRKADLDVIKAVRVKDSGSLADLRRYEVAAFLLDAFDPDLAGGTGKGFDHHLVEEAKEKAAGRPIIVAGGLTAENVGETVRATRPYGVDVASGVETAPGVKDQEKVRAFIERAKAAEAEMIHET, from the coding sequence ATGGTTTGGGTTAAGATTTGCGGAATAACCGGCGGGGCCGATGCCGCCGTAGCCGTGGAGGCCGGGGCCGATGCCCTGGGGTTCAATTTTTACGCCCCGAGCCCTCGGGCGATTGAGCCCCAGCTGGCCAGAGACATCATCGCTGATTTGCCCGAATACGTTACGCCCGTCGGGCTTTTCGTCGATGCGCCGCTTGAGGAGGTCAAAAAGCTATCGGCCATGTGCGGCTTTCGGATGGTGCAGCTCCACGGCCAAGAGTCGCCGGAGTATTGCCGAAAGGCCGACCTCGATGTCATAAAGGCCGTCAGGGTAAAGGATTCGGGGAGCCTGGCGGACCTTCGGAGATATGAGGTCGCGGCGTTCCTGTTGGACGCTTTCGACCCCGATCTGGCCGGCGGCACGGGCAAGGGTTTCGATCATCATCTCGTGGAGGAGGCCAAGGAGAAGGCCGCCGGACGCCCCATCATCGTAGCGGGGGGCCTGACGGCTGAGAACGTGGGAGAGACGGTCCGGGCGACCCGCCCCTACGGGGTCGATGTGGCAAGTGGGGTTGAGACGGCGCCGGGCGTCAAAGACCAGGAGAAGGTGCGCGCCTTCATCGAGCGCGCCAAGGCGGCCGAGGCGGAGATGATTCATGAGACCTGA